Proteins co-encoded in one Rhopalosiphum maidis isolate BTI-1 chromosome 2, ASM367621v3, whole genome shotgun sequence genomic window:
- the LOC113553239 gene encoding thiamine transporter 2-like isoform X1 encodes MSLCTVVLGVLNIIIKMDNWKKISFLVGVFAFVREFRPIEPFYAAYMTSPYINCTVEQVPTELYAVGSYSMFVLIIIIFLVTDYVRYKPVLIVDGIGGVLHYVAITNRPSKLRIQFGQAFYGFFFSAEVALFGYLYAMVEEKEFYQKITGHARAATLTGKFFSSCLSQILATTYGTPPYNALVYMSIFGMSFTTVWAIFLPPVKHSLYFPNKKKIEETSMGQSTVTIYNPQKHKNSQLSIEAAPSEEKIDKPENNDVVDPEYSVINELYKDFKQSYSDPYVRKLCFWWAVAMGGYLQVYAYINVLYTYVLEENEDTEFTLYNGAAESINTLTGALSAFAISKVNWNWYSVGDIFFAVGSIIAAVVLLCCVYCRNLWYIYGFYIIYGMMYQTMLTIAESEVAKRLNKKCYGLIFGFNTFIAVCINTIIIYGVIQGHFIKINIAQQFLIYTVLYVVLALFFFGSSILKMFKDEGIVEYN; translated from the exons ATGAGCCTTTGCACAG ttgttttaggtgttttaaatattatcatcaaaatGGACAATTGGAAGAAAATATCGTTTTTGGTCGGCGTGTTCGCATTCGTTAGAGAATTTCGACCCATCGAACCATTTTATGCTGCGTATATGACTAGTCCTTACATTAATTGTACAGTCGAACAG gtccCAACGGAGCTATATGCTGTTGGATCATATTCTATGTTTGTGTTGatcataatcatatttttggtCACCGATTATGTCAGATATAAACCTGTACTAATTGTTGACGGTATTGGCGGAGTACTTCATTATGTGGCCATAACAAATCGTCCTTCAAAACTCAGAATacag tttgGACAGGCGTTTTATGGGTTCTTTTTTTCCGCTGAAGTGGCTTTATTTGGATACTTATACGCGATGGTAGAAGAAAAAGAATTTTATCAGAAAATAACTGGTCACGCGAGAGCTGCAACATTGACAGGAAAATTCTTTTCATCGTGTTTGTCCCAAATTCTAGCCACTACATATGGAACTCCTCCATACAACGCGCTCGTGTATATGTCTATTTTCG GCATGTCATTTACGACTGTATGGGCGATTTTCTTGCCACCAGTTAAGCATAGTCTTTACTTCcccaataagaaaaaaatcgaaGAAACGTCGATGGGACAATCCACCGTCACTATCTATAACccacaaaaacataaaaattcacAGCTGAGTATTGAAGCAGCTCCCAGTGAGGAG AAAATCGACAAACCCGAGAATAACGACGTTGTGGATCCAGAATACAGCGTGATCAATGAGTTGTACAAAGATTTCAAACAATCGTATTCCGACCCGTACGTCCGTAAGCTCTGTTTTTGGTGGGCTGTTGCGATGGGTGGTTACTTACAA GTGTATGCGTACATAAATGTGCTTTACACGTACGTGTTGGAAGAAAACGAAGACACGGAGTTTACGCTGTACAACGGCGCGGCAGAATCGATAAACACACTCACCG gtgcCCTTTCTGCGTTTGCTATAAGCAAGGTAAATTGGAATTGGTATTCCGTTGGTGACATATTCTTCGCCGTTGGATCTATTATCGCCGCCGTTGTGTTGTTGTGTTGCGTTTACTGCCGAAACTTGTGGTACATCTACGGTTTCTACATAATCTACGGAATGATGTATCAGACTATGTTGACCATTGCCGA atcCGAAGTCGCCaaacgattaaataaaaaatgttatggatTGATTTTTGGATTTAATACGTTTATTGCTGTAtgcattaatactattattatatatggagTGATTCAAGGTCATTTTATTAAGATCAATATAGCACAACaa tttttgatATATACCGTGTTGTATGTTGTACTTGCGTTATTCTTTTTCGGCTCAtccattttgaaaatgttcaaaGACGAAGGAATTGTAGAATATAACTGA
- the LOC113553239 gene encoding thiamine transporter 2-like isoform X2: protein MDNWKKISFLVGVFAFVREFRPIEPFYAAYMTSPYINCTVEQVPTELYAVGSYSMFVLIIIIFLVTDYVRYKPVLIVDGIGGVLHYVAITNRPSKLRIQFGQAFYGFFFSAEVALFGYLYAMVEEKEFYQKITGHARAATLTGKFFSSCLSQILATTYGTPPYNALVYMSIFGMSFTTVWAIFLPPVKHSLYFPNKKKIEETSMGQSTVTIYNPQKHKNSQLSIEAAPSEEKIDKPENNDVVDPEYSVINELYKDFKQSYSDPYVRKLCFWWAVAMGGYLQVYAYINVLYTYVLEENEDTEFTLYNGAAESINTLTGALSAFAISKVNWNWYSVGDIFFAVGSIIAAVVLLCCVYCRNLWYIYGFYIIYGMMYQTMLTIAESEVAKRLNKKCYGLIFGFNTFIAVCINTIIIYGVIQGHFIKINIAQQFLIYTVLYVVLALFFFGSSILKMFKDEGIVEYN, encoded by the exons atGGACAATTGGAAGAAAATATCGTTTTTGGTCGGCGTGTTCGCATTCGTTAGAGAATTTCGACCCATCGAACCATTTTATGCTGCGTATATGACTAGTCCTTACATTAATTGTACAGTCGAACAG gtccCAACGGAGCTATATGCTGTTGGATCATATTCTATGTTTGTGTTGatcataatcatatttttggtCACCGATTATGTCAGATATAAACCTGTACTAATTGTTGACGGTATTGGCGGAGTACTTCATTATGTGGCCATAACAAATCGTCCTTCAAAACTCAGAATacag tttgGACAGGCGTTTTATGGGTTCTTTTTTTCCGCTGAAGTGGCTTTATTTGGATACTTATACGCGATGGTAGAAGAAAAAGAATTTTATCAGAAAATAACTGGTCACGCGAGAGCTGCAACATTGACAGGAAAATTCTTTTCATCGTGTTTGTCCCAAATTCTAGCCACTACATATGGAACTCCTCCATACAACGCGCTCGTGTATATGTCTATTTTCG GCATGTCATTTACGACTGTATGGGCGATTTTCTTGCCACCAGTTAAGCATAGTCTTTACTTCcccaataagaaaaaaatcgaaGAAACGTCGATGGGACAATCCACCGTCACTATCTATAACccacaaaaacataaaaattcacAGCTGAGTATTGAAGCAGCTCCCAGTGAGGAG AAAATCGACAAACCCGAGAATAACGACGTTGTGGATCCAGAATACAGCGTGATCAATGAGTTGTACAAAGATTTCAAACAATCGTATTCCGACCCGTACGTCCGTAAGCTCTGTTTTTGGTGGGCTGTTGCGATGGGTGGTTACTTACAA GTGTATGCGTACATAAATGTGCTTTACACGTACGTGTTGGAAGAAAACGAAGACACGGAGTTTACGCTGTACAACGGCGCGGCAGAATCGATAAACACACTCACCG gtgcCCTTTCTGCGTTTGCTATAAGCAAGGTAAATTGGAATTGGTATTCCGTTGGTGACATATTCTTCGCCGTTGGATCTATTATCGCCGCCGTTGTGTTGTTGTGTTGCGTTTACTGCCGAAACTTGTGGTACATCTACGGTTTCTACATAATCTACGGAATGATGTATCAGACTATGTTGACCATTGCCGA atcCGAAGTCGCCaaacgattaaataaaaaatgttatggatTGATTTTTGGATTTAATACGTTTATTGCTGTAtgcattaatactattattatatatggagTGATTCAAGGTCATTTTATTAAGATCAATATAGCACAACaa tttttgatATATACCGTGTTGTATGTTGTACTTGCGTTATTCTTTTTCGGCTCAtccattttgaaaatgttcaaaGACGAAGGAATTGTAGAATATAACTGA
- the LOC113553993 gene encoding thiamine transporter 2-like, which yields MKKWKKISLFVCVFAFVRELRPIEPFYAAYMTSPAINITLTQTSRDVYAVGAYSCFGLIIIVFLITDYLKYKPVLIMDGICGIITYCSIVGHPSLLRMQIGQIFYGFFFSSEVAYFGYLYAMTDDKRYYQRITGQARAACLSGKFLSSLFAQLISLVNGSVPYVELVYLSIFGMFFSAVWVFLMPNVTKSVYFHNERSESIDQPNTPPVSNSMSTSVGSNIIKDIESQPSKTKATDKEINKNKSLGQVLSYLKKDFVRSYSDPYVRKLCLWWAFAFGAYVQVYTYINVLYTYVLDLNEDSHFTLYNGAAESLNTLIGAIAAYSIGKLELNWFKVGDLFLGIGSILAGIVLFGCFYTRTMWFIYAFYIIYGCLYQTMLTVAESEVAKRLSRDSYGLVFGFNSFIALFLHTLMTYGIVQGHIISVSTIQQFLIYAVYYTSIGTVFLIFSIKNHFSSAATVSLVECKQ from the exons ATGAAGAAATGGAAAAAGATCTCTCTATTCGTGTGCGTGTTTGCGTTCGTCAGAGAACTTAGGCCTATCGAACCGTTTTATGCGGCTTACATGACAAGTCCAGCCATAAACATCACGCTAACTCAG ACGTCTAGAGATGTTTATGCAGTCGGAGCGTATTCGTGCTTTGGTCTAATCATCATTGTGTTCCTGATCACCGACTATCTGAAATATAAGCCTGTATTAATAATGGACGGTATATGTGGTATAATAACCTACTGCAGCATCGTTGGACATCCGAGCTTATTGAGAATGCAG atcGGCCAAATATTCTACGGTTTCTTCTTTTCGTCCGAAGTGGCTTATTTTGGTTACTTATACGCCATGACCGATGATAAACGTTACTATCAAAGGATCACGGGACAAGCTAGAGCGGCGTGTCTATCGGGCAAGTTCTTGTCGTCTTTATTCGCGCAACTCATCAGTCTCGTCAACGGTTCAGTTCCTTACGTTGAATTAGTTTACTTGAGTATATtcg GTATGTTTTTCTCCGCTGTTTGGGTCTTTTTAATGCCTAACGTCACTAAAAGTGTGTATTTTCACAATGAAAGATCTGAATCAATCGATCAGCCTAATACGCCGCCAGTTTCAAATTCCATGTCTACCTCTGTTGGATCAAATATCATTAAAGATATTGAATCTCAACCATCGAAAACAAaa GCGACCGAtaaggaaataaataaaaacaaaagtctGGGTCAAGTATTATCATACTTAAAGAAGGATTTCGTACGGTCGTATTCAGATCCATATGTTAGAAAACTGTGTTTATGGTGGGCTTTCGCTTTCGGAGCATATGTACAG GTTTACACttacattaatgttttatacacgTATGTGTTAGATTTAAACGAGGATTCGCATTTTACTTTGTACAACGGTGCGGCAGAATCACTTAACACTTTAATAG GGGCCATTGCTGCGTATTCGATTGGCAAACTTGAATTGAATTGGTTTAAAGTCGGAGACTTGTTTTTAGGAATTGGTTCAATACTCGCCGGAATTGTACTTTTCGGTTGTTTTTACACGAGAACTATGTGGTTTATTTACGCGTTCTACATAATCTACGGATGTCTTTATCAAACGATGTTGACAGTCGCCGA ATCCGAAGTCGCAAAACGATTAAGCAGAGATAGTTACGGTCTCGTGTTTGGATTTAACTCATTTATAGCTCTATTCCTGCACACGCTAATGACTTACGGCATCGTCCAAGGTCACATTATCTCGGTCTCGACGATAcaacaa tttttgatTTATGCTGTTTATTACACGAGCATTGGGACGGTATTCCTAATTTTCTCGATCAAAAATCATTTCTCATCAGCTGCGACCGTCAGTCTTGTAGAATGtaagcaataa